The Chryseobacterium sp. G0186 genome includes the window TTCTTGATCCAAAACGGGTTTCCACACTTCCATTTTGGTTAAAATTTCCAAAATCATAATAGTCTGTAGGATCATATCCCATGGAATAGGCTCCGTTTTGCGCCTTTGAAGCAGGAGGAAGCCATACTGCCCCGATCCCGGCGTTGGACCAAGCCGTCAATTTATCCTTAACGGTATTCCACCAATTTCCTCCATCTGGAACATCCCAATAGAAACCCTGCATCAGAACACTGCCTCCAGGTCCTGCAATAAACTTGCCCTGTATAGCACCGGATCCTTTTCCTGTACTGAAAGGTCTACCATCATGGTTGGTAACATTTACAATTTTATCGTGTACTTCTTCTTTCTGGGAAGGCTCTTTAATGAATTCATCATTGTTCTGACAGGAGCTAACCAATGCCAATCCCAATAGGGAAAGTAAAAATTTAGTTTTTTTCATCGAAATATTTAATTATCAATCTACTAACCAAGTTACAATTTTATTGAAATCAAATTCAATTTCAAGTGAAATATTTTTACATTTCATAATAAATCAACAGAAAACCCTATATAAAGTTTCATTAAAAAATCATAAATTTTTAAGATTGTCGAAACAATTTTTCTTTTAATCCATATATTTGCATACTATGGAATACAATACCCAAAAAACTCAGCTTCATATGCCGGAATACGGCAGAATTATACAACAGTTGGTTGAGCGCTGCAAAGAACTTCCTACCCTAGAGGAAAGGAACGAAATGGCTATGGCAATCATCGATTTTATGGGTCAGAGAAACCCACAACTTCGCGACGAGGAAAATTATAAACATAAACTTTGGGACCATCTTTTTATTCTGGCAAATTATGATTTGGATGTAGACTCTCCTTATCCGTTTCCTACCAGAGAACAATTGGCAGAAAAGCCTAAAAGAATGGAATATCCAAAACTTCAGGGTGATTTTAAATTTTACGGAAAAAGTATTCTTCAATTGATAGAAAAAGCAATAGAACTGGAAACGGGTGACGAAAAAGAAGCACTTATCGAAGTAATTGCCAACAATATGAAGAAGTCCTATAATGTTTACAATAAGGAACACGTAACGGATGATGTTATTTTCAGACATCTGAAAGAGCTATCTGAAAACAGGTTGGATCTTACAGGAATTGATTCTCTTGAAAAAAGTAAAATCTATTATACCAATAACAACAACCGAAACAACAATAACAGTAACAACAACCGAAACAACAGTAACAGCAATAATAACAAGAACCAACCTAACAAAAGGAGGCATAATAACAATCATAAAAACAGAAAATAATGAGTGGAACATTTCAAATAAGAGGAGGAAAAAGACTGCAGGGTGAAATCACTCCACAAGGAGCCAAAAATGAGGCTTTACAAATTTTATGTGCGGTATTGCTAACCGATGAGGAAGTAAGGATTAAAAATATCCCGGACATTCACGATGTTAACAGACTGATTGAAATTTTGGGAGACTTCGGGGTAAAAATTACAAAAAACGGTCAGGGAGATTATACTTTCAAGGCTGATAAAGTAAACTTCGACTATGTAAAGTCCAGTGAATTTAAAAAAGACGGTGCAAAACTACGTGGCTCCATTATGTTGATGGGTCCTATGTTGGCTCGTTATGGAGAAGCTTATATGCCGACTCCGGGCGGTGATAAAATCGGAAGAAGAAGACTGGATACGCATTTCCAGGGATTGGTTGAGCTTGGTGCTGAATTTAATTATGATGAGGAAGAATATTTCTACTCTTTAAAAGCCAAGGAACTGAGAGGAAAATTCATCCTTTTGGAAGAGGCTTCTGTAACCGGAACAGCTAATATTGTTATGGCTGCTGTACTGGCAAAAGGAAAAACAAGAATCTACAATGCTGCCTGTGAACCTTATCTTCAGCAATTATGCAAAATGCTGAACAGAATGGGAGCGAATATCTCAGGAATTGGATCTAACCTTCTTACGATTGAAGGGGTTGAACACTTAAGAGGAACTGAGCATACAATGCTTCCGGATATGGTAGAAATCGGATCATGGATTGGTCTTGCCGCCATGACAAAGTCTGAAATCACCATCAAAAATGTAAACTGGAACCAGCTAGGAGTTATTCCAAATACATTCAGAAAACTGGGGATTCAGCTTGAACAAAGCGGTGATGATATTTATATTCCAGCTCAGGAAAATTATAAAATTCAGAAATTTATTGACGGATCTATCCTTACTATTTCTGATGCGCCTTGGCCGGGATTCACGCCGGATTTATTATCCATTATCCTGGTAGTGGCTACTCAGGCAAAAGGAAGTATCCTGGTTCACCAGAAAATGTTTGAATCCAGATTATTCTTCGTTGATAAATTAATCGATATGGGAGCACAGATTATTTTATGTGATCCGCACAGAGCTACGGTAATCGGATTAAATCATGAAGCTCCGTTAAGAGGAACAACTATGGTTTCCCCGGATATCAGAGCCGGAAATGCCCTTCTTATTGCAGCGCTTTCTGCGGAAGGAAAATCGATTATCCACAATATTGAACAAATTGACAGAGGATATGAAAATATCGATGGAAGACTGAGAGCAATTGGTGCCGATATCGAAAGAATTTAAATTTATTTTTATTATTATAGAGCGTTCAGAGTAATCTGAGCGCTTTTTTATTTACCATCCCCATCAAAAATTCTTTGAATTTCCCCCCTCCAAAGAAGGGGAATTCTCTCATCTCCAATTGAGATCTTTGTAAAATCTGAGATTTATAAGATTCAAATAGCTGATCAGTATTTGTCAGTCGATTAAAAAAGTTATCCACAATATGGAATTTTTGATTATTATTTTTAGCATATGTATTTGTGAATTAAAGGTTTAAAAATACTGTTCACAAAGGACATTGGAATAAGTAAGTCTAATTTACAAGATTAAAAAAGTTATCCACAATGTGAAATAACCGATTACCATTTTAACCCTATCTATTTGTGAATTAACACATTAAAAATACTGTTCAGGAAAGAGATTGGAATAATTAAGTCTAATTTACAAGAGTAAAAAAGTTATCCACAATATGAAAATAAATTTAAAACAACCCTACAAATCCCACAGATGCCTATGCTTATTCCTATTTAAGTAAAAAAATTGCCAGTAAAAATCTGCTCAATCTGCGAGAGTTTTTATATGTTCTCGCTGATCTCACAGATCACGCAGATAATTGCGTTTAAATGTGTAAAGAATAGTATAATCCATGTTTAAATAAAAAACTTGCTAGTAAAAATCTGCGTTATCTGCTCAATCTGCGAGAGTTTTATGTGTTCTCGCTGATCCCACAGACCACGCAGATAAATGCCTTTAATTGTCCAGAGAATGTAATCCATGTTTAAATAAAAAAGTGCCCAATCAAAAGACCGGACACTTAGGTAATTAAAACTATATGAATCTCCCTTAAGAATACTTTCTGCAGAGATACTCTACTGTTGTATTCAAAAGTTTATTTTTATTCAGATAGACCTCAAGCTGATGATAATCTTCTGAATTAACATTGATGTATAACTGTACTGAACCAAAACTATATCCGTTCACGTATTCCACATTAGCAGACAACACTCTATGACAAATCCCCAATTGATTATAGATCGTATTCATTAAATGTTCAAATTTCATTTTGCCATTCAATTCTATCTCCAATAACAATTCTTTTTTAGGCAGGTTCAATTTATTTTGCAAAACCTGCAGGCTTGGACTAGGTGTAATCATTGCTAAACATTTTTTGGTTAAATACTTTCAGATCATCGTGCGCTTTGCATGTAAATCCTTGACAAAAATATAAAAAAATATTAGTCCACCAAATTAGTAGACTAATATTTTTAAAAAAATTCTAAAAAAAAAAAGAGAAACCGTTATTACAGCTTCTCTCAATATTTTTAAAGTTCCCTTATCCTCTCCAGCTTTTCTGAACCAGCCAGTCCATTCGGATTACACCCCGGTTCTCCCTCAGGAACCTTCAAATTTTTCTTATGATAAAACTCTTCCCAAAATGCATTGGTTTTTCCCGTTTTAGGATCTAAAAATGTCATCGGATCTAATTTAAAAATATGATCGTCTCTAAAAGCTCTTTCTACAAAATCAGAGCAATAGTAAGAGCTTTCATCCAAAATATAATTAAAATTATAAGGCTTCCCTAGCATAGAATGAGCCTTTTCAATGGCAATAGGAATGGCTTTCTTGTATTCCGGCTTTAAACGGTAAACAATAACTCTCTGCCCCTCATCTTTCTGATCTTTAATAAATCCTTTAAAATTCTGTTTCTGAGACCCTCCTTTTGGTGCTGCATGCAAAACATACATTTCACTTCCTTTTTTTACCAGAATACCAATATGATCAAAGGAAGCGATCTTCTGTTTTTGAGTAACATTATTAATAGCACCGGAAAGCCCTGTTTCCTTGGCTGTGACAAAAAGCAGATCACCATTATTAAGTGATCCTATTTCCCTGCTAGAACTGCACTGTATCAACCATATCATTAAAAAAGACAAAAGTCCTGTAACAGATGCTTTCTCAACTATTTTTTTTAAAATTGCTTTCAATTCCGACATCCGATTATTATTTCGTTCTCAAAATTACAAAATAGAATTCATTACATTTGTGGGAGTATTACGCTAGTTTTCACCCAACCAAACACCCTATTTATTCTTATGCCTCATATTTTACTTGTTGAAGACGATAAAAGACTTTCACGGCTTATTGGCAGAGGACTTCTGGAGCAGGATATGGATGTAAGCTTTGCTTATGACGGTGAAAAAGCGTTAGAATTGGCTTCTTTCGAGGATTTCGATCTTATTATTACAGATATCATTGTTCCGCTAAAGAATGGATTGGAATTTTGCAGGGAAATAAAAGGTTCCAAACCTCATATTCCCGTGATCATGCTTACTGCCTTAGGAACTACAGATGATAAGCTGGAAGGCTTTGATTCCGGGGCGGATGATTATCTTACCAAACCGTTTGAAATGCGGGAACTCATTGCAAGAGTTAAGGTACTAATGAAGAGGTTCTCTCTGCACTCTCCTACAGAACAAATATTAAGATATGAAAATATCGAAATGGACCTTAAGCTTAAGTCTGTAAGCAGAAACGGAATTCCCGTTAAACTCACCCCAAAGGAATTTAACCTGATGAAATACATGCTGGAAAATCCTGAAAGAGTTCTCTCCCGCTCAGAAATTGCAGAAAATGTGTGGGAAACCCATTTTGACACGGGCACCAATTTTATTGATGTCTATATCAATTATATCCGAAAGAAAATTGATAAGGATTTTGAAGGTAAACTGATTCATACCAAGGCTGGAATGGGCTTTATTTTAAAAAAAGGATACGAGGAACATCAACCATAGCATTTTAAGATATGAAAGTCAGAACCCGGCTTACTCTACTCTTTACTTTTGTTACAGCAATGCTGATGACATTTTATGGTATTGCTGTTTATTATTCTTCCAGTGAAGCAAGGGAAACCTCTTTTTATGCCCAACTCAGAAATGAAGCTGTTGCCAAGGCCAATCTTTTTTTTCAGAGTACACTGACTGAAAAGGAAATGCACCGCCTTTATAAAAACAATACAAAAACCATCAATGAGGTTCAGGTAGCGATCTATGATCCGGAATTCAACCTCATCTATCATGATGATTCTAAAGTGGATTATGTAAAAGAGGATCCGAAGATGCTTTCCAGTATCTCAAAGAATAAGGAAATCAGTTTTTTCATTAATGATCTTCAGGCTGTTGGAACAGTTTATTCTCATAATGGAAAGGAATATCTGGTCACCGCGGCCGGATATGACCAATATGGATATAACTCAATTAATCATTTATTAACGATCAGTATTATTGCCTTTATCAGCATTCTGATTCTGATTTATCTGGCAGGAATTTTTCTTTCTAAAAAAGCGCTGAACCCACTTAGCGAAATGGTTAATCAGATCAAAAGGGTTACTGCCGGAAAATTACAGCTGCGCCTGAAAACCAATGGCGAAAAAGATGAACTGAATGAACTTGCCCAAAATTTCAACGGGATGCTGGAAAGATTAGAGAACTCTTTTGAGGCTCAAAAGCATTTCGTATCCAATATTTCCCATGAGCTTCGCACTCCGTTGGCTGCAATTATAACAGAACTGGAACTCGCCTCTGAAAAGGAACATACGAATGAAGAGTATCGACAGACCATTCAATTTGCATTGGATGATGCCCGTAATATGGTTACACTCTCCAACAGCATAATGGATCTTGCCAAAGCCAGCTACGATCCCAACGAAATCAGTTTTTCGGAAGTACGTATTGATGAAATTCTTTTGGAATCTTATTCTAAAATCATCAAAGAGAATTCAGGATACAAGGTTACACTGAATATAGACCGTGAAGTGGAAGAACCTCAGCTCATCGTACAGGGAAATGAATACTTGCTGCAGGTGGCA containing:
- a CDS encoding response regulator transcription factor, whose protein sequence is MPHILLVEDDKRLSRLIGRGLLEQDMDVSFAYDGEKALELASFEDFDLIITDIIVPLKNGLEFCREIKGSKPHIPVIMLTALGTTDDKLEGFDSGADDYLTKPFEMRELIARVKVLMKRFSLHSPTEQILRYENIEMDLKLKSVSRNGIPVKLTPKEFNLMKYMLENPERVLSRSEIAENVWETHFDTGTNFIDVYINYIRKKIDKDFEGKLIHTKAGMGFILKKGYEEHQP
- the murA gene encoding UDP-N-acetylglucosamine 1-carboxyvinyltransferase — translated: MSGTFQIRGGKRLQGEITPQGAKNEALQILCAVLLTDEEVRIKNIPDIHDVNRLIEILGDFGVKITKNGQGDYTFKADKVNFDYVKSSEFKKDGAKLRGSIMLMGPMLARYGEAYMPTPGGDKIGRRRLDTHFQGLVELGAEFNYDEEEYFYSLKAKELRGKFILLEEASVTGTANIVMAAVLAKGKTRIYNAACEPYLQQLCKMLNRMGANISGIGSNLLTIEGVEHLRGTEHTMLPDMVEIGSWIGLAAMTKSEITIKNVNWNQLGVIPNTFRKLGIQLEQSGDDIYIPAQENYKIQKFIDGSILTISDAPWPGFTPDLLSIILVVATQAKGSILVHQKMFESRLFFVDKLIDMGAQIILCDPHRATVIGLNHEAPLRGTTMVSPDIRAGNALLIAALSAEGKSIIHNIEQIDRGYENIDGRLRAIGADIERI
- a CDS encoding NIL domain-containing protein, encoding MITPSPSLQVLQNKLNLPKKELLLEIELNGKMKFEHLMNTIYNQLGICHRVLSANVEYVNGYSFGSVQLYINVNSEDYHQLEVYLNKNKLLNTTVEYLCRKYS
- a CDS encoding YiiX/YebB-like N1pC/P60 family cysteine hydrolase: MSELKAILKKIVEKASVTGLLSFLMIWLIQCSSSREIGSLNNGDLLFVTAKETGLSGAINNVTQKQKIASFDHIGILVKKGSEMYVLHAAPKGGSQKQNFKGFIKDQKDEGQRVIVYRLKPEYKKAIPIAIEKAHSMLGKPYNFNYILDESSYYCSDFVERAFRDDHIFKLDPMTFLDPKTGKTNAFWEEFYHKKNLKVPEGEPGCNPNGLAGSEKLERIREL
- a CDS encoding ATP-binding protein, whose translation is MKVRTRLTLLFTFVTAMLMTFYGIAVYYSSSEARETSFYAQLRNEAVAKANLFFQSTLTEKEMHRLYKNNTKTINEVQVAIYDPEFNLIYHDDSKVDYVKEDPKMLSSISKNKEISFFINDLQAVGTVYSHNGKEYLVTAAGYDQYGYNSINHLLTISIIAFISILILIYLAGIFLSKKALNPLSEMVNQIKRVTAGKLQLRLKTNGEKDELNELAQNFNGMLERLENSFEAQKHFVSNISHELRTPLAAIITELELASEKEHTNEEYRQTIQFALDDARNMVTLSNSIMDLAKASYDPNEISFSEVRIDEILLESYSKIIKENSGYKVTLNIDREVEEPQLIVQGNEYLLQVAFNNLIDNACKYSPDHKCFIDVKAHNDSLVISFINTGITISQEDLHSIFEPFYRSETSKEEKGYGIGLFLTDKIIHLHHAIIKVKSENNETIFMVIFDNETI
- a CDS encoding DUF4290 domain-containing protein — encoded protein: MEYNTQKTQLHMPEYGRIIQQLVERCKELPTLEERNEMAMAIIDFMGQRNPQLRDEENYKHKLWDHLFILANYDLDVDSPYPFPTREQLAEKPKRMEYPKLQGDFKFYGKSILQLIEKAIELETGDEKEALIEVIANNMKKSYNVYNKEHVTDDVIFRHLKELSENRLDLTGIDSLEKSKIYYTNNNNRNNNNSNNNRNNSNSNNNKNQPNKRRHNNNHKNRK